A stretch of Clostridia bacterium DNA encodes these proteins:
- the glyQ gene encoding glycine--tRNA ligase subunit alpha, with the protein MNFQDMILTLNKYWGDAGCIIQQPYDIEKGAGTMNPATFLKALGPEPWNTAYVEPCRRPTDGRYGENPNRLQHYYQYQVIMKPSPDNIQEMYLGSLEALGIDLLRHDVRFVEDNWESPTMGAWGLGWEVWLDGMEITQFTYFQQCGGIDCKPIPVEITYGLERIAMYIQEVDSCYDITWMEGVTYGDIFHQNEVDYSTYNFQHADIDMLFSLFDQYENEAMRLIPEGLVLPAYDYALKCSHTFNLLDARGAISVTERTGYITRIRNLSKSCAKAYVEQREALGYPLMKEN; encoded by the coding sequence ATGAATTTTCAAGATATGATTCTAACCTTGAACAAATATTGGGGAGATGCCGGATGCATCATCCAGCAACCGTATGACATTGAGAAAGGTGCCGGGACGATGAATCCGGCAACATTCCTCAAAGCCTTGGGTCCAGAACCCTGGAATACGGCTTATGTTGAACCTTGCAGGAGACCGACGGATGGTCGCTATGGAGAGAATCCCAATAGGTTGCAGCACTATTACCAGTATCAGGTAATAATGAAACCATCCCCCGATAATATCCAAGAAATGTACCTAGGCAGTTTGGAAGCGTTGGGAATTGACTTACTTCGTCATGATGTTCGCTTTGTCGAGGATAACTGGGAATCACCAACGATGGGTGCATGGGGGCTAGGTTGGGAAGTATGGCTAGATGGTATGGAAATTACGCAGTTTACCTATTTCCAGCAATGTGGCGGTATTGACTGCAAACCTATACCAGTAGAAATAACCTATGGCTTGGAGAGGATTGCCATGTATATCCAAGAAGTAGACTCCTGCTATGATATTACTTGGATGGAAGGCGTTACCTATGGGGATATCTTCCATCAAAATGAGGTGGATTATTCAACGTATAATTTTCAGCATGCAGATATAGATATGCTGTTTTCGCTTTTTGACCAGTATGAGAATGAAGCAATGCGACTCATACCAGAGGGATTGGTCTTGCCTGCTTACGATTATGCTTTGAAATGCTCTCATACCTTCAATTTGTTGGATGCTAGAGGTGCTATTAGCGTGACCGAACGGACTGGCTATATCACTAGAATCAGAAACCTTTCAAAGAGTTGCGCAAAGGCCTATGTAGAACAACGAGAAGCCCTGGGTTACCCATTGATGAAGGAGAATTAG
- the recO gene encoding DNA repair protein RecO, with product MRKHYTTKAIILQGRNFGESDKIMVAFTKERGRVDFYARGVRKMKSKNRALVQPFTYSDLDLSEGKNMDYLNQGVLIESFANIRSDFDKIIECSYLAEYLIQVLHPQDPYVELCYQFLLTLNYMDKRKPETNIATMSFLIKSFGILGYAPLLDGCARCGKPVEKLHSYSYVASEGSLVCGDCGIQDGFKLDNQLLEYYRKLEYLDLKEDNNQLQDKVLLMKLEALIELMMTQILEREHKSSAFLKKIKKMRI from the coding sequence ATGAGAAAACACTATACGACCAAGGCAATCATATTACAAGGAAGAAACTTTGGAGAATCCGATAAAATTATGGTTGCCTTTACCAAAGAGCGTGGTAGGGTTGATTTCTATGCTCGAGGTGTACGCAAGATGAAGAGTAAGAACCGTGCCTTGGTTCAGCCTTTTACATATAGTGATTTGGACTTGAGTGAAGGCAAGAATATGGATTATTTAAACCAAGGTGTTCTCATAGAGAGCTTTGCAAATATTCGAAGTGATTTTGACAAGATTATTGAATGTAGCTACCTTGCTGAATATCTAATCCAAGTTCTTCATCCACAAGACCCTTATGTGGAACTTTGCTATCAATTTTTGCTTACCTTAAACTATATGGATAAAAGAAAACCGGAGACGAACATTGCAACCATGTCCTTTTTAATTAAGAGCTTTGGCATATTGGGATATGCACCATTGCTAGATGGTTGTGCAAGATGTGGTAAACCGGTGGAAAAATTACATTCATATAGTTATGTGGCTTCTGAGGGGAGTCTGGTCTGTGGTGATTGCGGGATTCAAGACGGATTTAAGCTAGACAATCAGTTGTTAGAGTATTATCGAAAACTGGAATATTTGGATCTTAAGGAGGACAACAACCAGCTACAAGATAAGGTGTTACTCATGAAGCTGGAAGCACTGATCGAGTTGATGATGACACAAATTTTAGAAAGAGAGCACAAATCCAGTGCTTTCTTGAAGAAAATAAAGAAGATGCGTATTTAA
- the era gene encoding GTPase Era, which yields MNLGNFKSGFVAIVGRPNVGKSTLMNQILKQKIAIMSEKPHTTRNRITGVHTTSSMQAIFLDTPGIHKPKNKLGEYMVDTALNTLQGVDVVVYVIDATMKLGAGEEFIMAQLKKSGTKTLLAINKTDLVTREALLPIIALYSQKMEFTGVVPLSAKNGDNVVGLLEEIENILPEGPKYYPEEMVTDQPERLIVAEMIREKVLMATREEVPHSVAVQTDLIKERSEQMIYVAATIFVERKSQKGIIIGKNGANLKEIGRLARQDIQVLLGSKIYLELWVKVKEQWRRSEMDIKNFGFTRD from the coding sequence ATAAATTTGGGAAATTTTAAATCTGGTTTTGTTGCCATCGTTGGCAGACCCAACGTCGGCAAATCAACTTTGATGAATCAAATATTAAAGCAGAAAATCGCTATTATGAGTGAAAAGCCACATACGACAAGGAATAGGATAACCGGAGTGCATACTACGTCTAGTATGCAAGCTATTTTTCTAGATACACCAGGTATCCACAAACCCAAGAATAAACTGGGCGAGTACATGGTTGATACTGCACTAAATACCCTGCAGGGGGTAGATGTGGTCGTATATGTCATAGATGCTACCATGAAACTGGGTGCTGGAGAAGAATTCATCATGGCCCAACTTAAGAAATCTGGCACCAAGACATTGCTTGCAATCAATAAGACAGACTTGGTTACGAGAGAAGCCTTATTACCAATCATAGCCCTGTATAGTCAAAAGATGGAATTCACGGGTGTGGTCCCATTGTCGGCTAAAAATGGAGACAATGTAGTAGGGCTGTTAGAGGAAATTGAAAATATATTACCGGAAGGCCCAAAATATTATCCTGAAGAAATGGTGACGGACCAACCAGAACGGCTGATTGTGGCTGAAATGATCAGAGAAAAGGTTTTGATGGCTACGCGTGAAGAAGTACCGCACTCCGTGGCAGTACAGACTGATTTAATAAAAGAACGTTCTGAACAGATGATTTATGTAGCTGCGACGATTTTTGTTGAGCGTAAATCTCAAAAAGGGATTATTATTGGTAAAAATGGAGCGAATTTGAAGGAAATTGGTCGCTTGGCTAGACAAGATATCCAAGTGCTTCTGGGAAGTAAAATTTATTTAGAACTATGGGTAAAAGTGAAGGAACAGTGGCGAAGAAGTGAAATGGATATCAAAAATTTCGGATTTACTAGGGACTAG
- a CDS encoding cytidine deaminase — protein sequence MTREIEKMLLLKAKDTLKYAYAKYSKVRVAAALLAEDGSVYTGVNVENASFGLTVCAERNAIFNAVGEGRQNFKAMAIVSDSEYINSPCGSCRQVMTEFSPEMEIVLDSPAGLFRYTAAQLLPGAFSMKEREE from the coding sequence ATGACAAGAGAGATAGAAAAGATGTTGTTGCTAAAAGCAAAAGACACGTTGAAATATGCCTATGCTAAGTATTCCAAGGTGCGCGTTGCAGCAGCGCTTTTGGCTGAAGACGGTAGCGTTTATACTGGGGTTAACGTAGAAAATGCGAGCTTTGGTCTTACCGTTTGCGCAGAGAGAAATGCCATATTCAATGCTGTTGGAGAAGGCCGGCAAAATTTTAAGGCTATGGCCATAGTATCCGATTCAGAGTACATTAATAGTCCTTGCGGTTCTTGCCGTCAGGTAATGACTGAATTTTCCCCGGAAATGGAGATTGTCTTAGATTCACCTGCCGGTTTGTTTCGTTATACGGCAGCGCAATTACTACCAGGAGCATTTAGTATGAAAGAGAGAGAGGAATAA